Proteins found in one Zea mays cultivar B73 chromosome 1, Zm-B73-REFERENCE-NAM-5.0, whole genome shotgun sequence genomic segment:
- the LOC100281290 gene encoding interferon-related developmental regulator 2 isoform X1, translating into MGKSKRNKGGRGGGGADDKLDGGGDADSVTSMSSGLSDLQFAQATEHISSQEFVLDKYVDALYEKRGSTREEALGSLTDAFESFVLLGLVENKYVTLLSQFINSIKRGSVKEVCLACRCIGAGSSSHEIMDESHPHLLRVLQTWPDAQKMISALDCLAVVTFVGATDLAETQLSLKAIWDVIHPKSGSNVGVVRKPKPPLLAAAVSAWAFLLTTIGSSRRNTDSWKEPITFLCSLLEAEDRAVRIAAGEALALCFELRMFDVSSSDEADVDSYTGEAGGSKHQLFLNMQALKAKLSGLVYSLSMEAGGRGADKKNLNDQRDLFQRISDFIKSGECPEESLRISGKNGILRVTSWRESIQLNYMRRFLGRGFLKHSQDNDLLHEVFDIKIDRTENMSATEKKMFRSGEEKGRALKLNKERRLAQERKQQNILNEQYG; encoded by the exons ATGGGCAAGA GTAAGAGGAACAAGGGCGGTCGAGGTGGTGGTGGTGCCGATGACAAGCTTGACGGTGGTGGCGATGCCGATAGCGTGACCTCCATGTCCAGTGGGCTGTCTGACCTTCAGTTCGCGCAGGCCACAGAGCATATTAGCTCGCAGGAATTCGTTCTTGACAAGTACGTCGACGCTCTCTATGAGAAGAG GGGATCCACAAGAGAGGAAGCATTGGGCTCTCTTACCGATGCTTTTGAAAGTTTTGTGCTTCTTGGTTTAGTGGAAAACAA ATATGTCACACTATTGAGCCAGTTCATCAATTCAATTAAAAGGGGATCTGTAAAAGAGGTGTGTCTGGCTTGTCGCTGCATTG GTGCTGGAAGTAGTTCGCACGAAATAATGGATGAGTCACATCCACATCTTTTGAGAGTTCTCCAAACTTGGCCTGACGCACAAAAGATGATCTCT GCACTTGATTGCTTAGCAGTTGTCACATTTGTTGGTGCAACTGATCTTGCTGAAACTCAGCTGTCTCTGAAAGCCATCTGGGATGTGATCCATCCAAAATCAGGATCAAAT GTCGGCGTAGTCAGAAAACCGAAGCCTCCTTTGTTAGCAGCTGCCGTATCTGCATGGGCATTTCTTTTAACAACTATTGGTTCATCTAGAAGAAATACTGATTCTTGGAAAGA GCCAATTACATTTCTCTGTAGCCTTCTAGAAGCAGAGGACCGTGCTGTGCGGATTGCTGCTGGTGAAGCATTAGCTCTGTGTTTTGAGCTAAGAATGTTTGATGTTTCCTCTAGTGACGAAGCTGATGTTGACAGTTACACTGGAGAGGCTGGTGGTTCTAAGCATCAACTTTTCTTGAATATGCAAGCATTGAAGGCCAAACTATCTGGTCTAGTCTATAGTCTATCTATGGAGGCGGGGGGCAGGGGTGCTGACAAGAAAAATCTTAATGATCAGAGAGACCTGTTCCAACGAATCTCAGATTTTATTAAG AGTGGTGAGTGCCCTGAAGAATCACTTAGGATTTCAGGCAAGAATGGCATTTTAAGAGTTACATCATGGCGTGAATCAATACAG TTGAACTATATGAGGCGGTTTCTTGGGCGGGGATTCCTGAAGCATTCACAG GACAACGATTTGCTGCATGAGGTCTTTGACATCAAAATTGATCGTACTGAAAACATGTCAGCCACCGAAAAG AAAATGTTCAGATCTGGAGAAGAGAAAGGAAGAGCTCTGAAGTTGAATAAAGAGCGTCGTCTAGCTCAG GAGAGGAAGCAGCAGAATATCTTGAACGAGCAATATGGATAG
- the LOC100281290 gene encoding interferon-related developmental regulator 2, protein MGKSKRNKGGRGGGGADDKLDGGGDADSVTSMSSGLSDLQFAQATEHISSQEFVLDKYVDALYEKRGSTREEALGSLTDAFESFVLLGLVENKYVTLLSQFINSIKRGSVKEVCLACRCIGLLAITLGAGSSSHEIMDESHPHLLRVLQTWPDAQKMISALDCLAVVTFVGATDLAETQLSLKAIWDVIHPKSGSNVGVVRKPKPPLLAAAVSAWAFLLTTIGSSRRNTDSWKEPITFLCSLLEAEDRAVRIAAGEALALCFELRMFDVSSSDEADVDSYTGEAGGSKHQLFLNMQALKAKLSGLVYSLSMEAGGRGADKKNLNDQRDLFQRISDFIKSGECPEESLRISGKNGILRVTSWRESIQLNYMRRFLGRGFLKHSQDNDLLHEVFDIKIDRTENMSATEKKMFRSGEEKGRALKLNKERRLAQERKQQNILNEQYG, encoded by the exons ATGGGCAAGA GTAAGAGGAACAAGGGCGGTCGAGGTGGTGGTGGTGCCGATGACAAGCTTGACGGTGGTGGCGATGCCGATAGCGTGACCTCCATGTCCAGTGGGCTGTCTGACCTTCAGTTCGCGCAGGCCACAGAGCATATTAGCTCGCAGGAATTCGTTCTTGACAAGTACGTCGACGCTCTCTATGAGAAGAG GGGATCCACAAGAGAGGAAGCATTGGGCTCTCTTACCGATGCTTTTGAAAGTTTTGTGCTTCTTGGTTTAGTGGAAAACAA ATATGTCACACTATTGAGCCAGTTCATCAATTCAATTAAAAGGGGATCTGTAAAAGAGGTGTGTCTGGCTTGTCGCTGCATTG GCTTACTGGCAATTACACTAGGTGCTGGAAGTAGTTCGCACGAAATAATGGATGAGTCACATCCACATCTTTTGAGAGTTCTCCAAACTTGGCCTGACGCACAAAAGATGATCTCT GCACTTGATTGCTTAGCAGTTGTCACATTTGTTGGTGCAACTGATCTTGCTGAAACTCAGCTGTCTCTGAAAGCCATCTGGGATGTGATCCATCCAAAATCAGGATCAAAT GTCGGCGTAGTCAGAAAACCGAAGCCTCCTTTGTTAGCAGCTGCCGTATCTGCATGGGCATTTCTTTTAACAACTATTGGTTCATCTAGAAGAAATACTGATTCTTGGAAAGA GCCAATTACATTTCTCTGTAGCCTTCTAGAAGCAGAGGACCGTGCTGTGCGGATTGCTGCTGGTGAAGCATTAGCTCTGTGTTTTGAGCTAAGAATGTTTGATGTTTCCTCTAGTGACGAAGCTGATGTTGACAGTTACACTGGAGAGGCTGGTGGTTCTAAGCATCAACTTTTCTTGAATATGCAAGCATTGAAGGCCAAACTATCTGGTCTAGTCTATAGTCTATCTATGGAGGCGGGGGGCAGGGGTGCTGACAAGAAAAATCTTAATGATCAGAGAGACCTGTTCCAACGAATCTCAGATTTTATTAAG AGTGGTGAGTGCCCTGAAGAATCACTTAGGATTTCAGGCAAGAATGGCATTTTAAGAGTTACATCATGGCGTGAATCAATACAG TTGAACTATATGAGGCGGTTTCTTGGGCGGGGATTCCTGAAGCATTCACAG GACAACGATTTGCTGCATGAGGTCTTTGACATCAAAATTGATCGTACTGAAAACATGTCAGCCACCGAAAAG AAAATGTTCAGATCTGGAGAAGAGAAAGGAAGAGCTCTGAAGTTGAATAAAGAGCGTCGTCTAGCTCAG GAGAGGAAGCAGCAGAATATCTTGAACGAGCAATATGGATAG
- the LOC100272496 gene encoding Peroxidase 70 precursor: MPMTPLECDMAPAASRQSWPLPRCGLLVLALALATTAAVGSAQLSSESYYDASCPAALLTIRTAVSTAVLLEPRMGASLLRLHFHDCFVQGCDASVLLDDTASFTGEKGAGPNAGSLRGFDVIDNIKMLLELLCPQTVSCADILAVAARDSVAQLGGPSWAVPLGRRDATTASASLANSDLPGPTSSLNGLLNAFSNKGLSSTDMVALSGAHTVGRAQCKNCRARIYNDTDIDASFAASLRASCPAQAGAGDGALEPLDGSTPDAFDNAYFGNLLSQRGLLHSDQALFGGGGGGATDGLVSAYASNAGQWGADFAAAMVKMGSISPLTGTDGEIRVNCRRVN, encoded by the exons ATGCCCATGACACCCCTCGAGTGCGACATGGCCCCTGCAGCTTCTCGCCAGTCGTGGCCTCTTCCTCGCTGCGGCCTGCTGGTCTTGGCCCTTGCACTGGCGACGACCGCCGCGGTGGGCAGCGCGCAGCTGTCGTCGGAGAGCTACTACGACGCGTCCTGCCCCGCCGCCCTTCTCACCATCAGGACCGCCGTCTCGACGGCCGTGCTGCTGGAGCCCCGCATGGGGGCCTCCCTTCTCCGCCTCCACTTCCACGACTGTTTCGTGCAG GGTTGCGACGCGTCGGTGCTGCTAGACGACACGGCGAGCTTCACCGGCGAGAAGGGGGCGGGGCCGAACGCGGGGTCGCTCCGGGGCTTCGACGTGATCGACAACATCAAGATGCTGCTGGAGCTGCTGTGCCCGCAGACCGTCTCCTGCGCCGACATCCTCGCCGTCGCCGCCCGCGACTCGGTTGCACAA CTGGGAGGACCATCGTGGGCGGTTCCGCTGGGCAGGAGGGACGCGACCACGGCGAGCGCGTCCCTGGCCAACAGTGACCTCCCTGGGCCTACCAGCAGCCTCAACGGCCTGCTCAACGCTTTCTCCAACAAGGGTTTGAGCAGCACCGACATGGTTGCCCTCTCAG GTGCCCACACCGTCGGCCGGGCGCAGTGCAAGAACTGCCGGGCCCGGATCTACAACGACACCGACATCGACGCCTCCTTCGCGGCGTCGCTGCGGGCCAGCTGTCCCGCGCAGGCCGGCGCCGGCGACGGCGCGCTCGAGCCGCTCGACGGCTCCACGCCGGACGCCTTCGACAACGCCTACTTCGGCAACCTGCTCTCCCAGCGCGGCCTGCTCCACTCCGACCAGGCGCtcttcggcggcggcggcggcggcgcgactGACGGCCTGGTCAGCGCCTACGCGTCCAACGCCGGCCAGTGGGGGGCCGACTTCGCGGCGGCCATGGTCAAGATGGGCAGCATCAGCCCGCTCACCGGCACGGACGGCGAGATCAGGGTCAACTGCCGGAGAGTGAATTAA